taaactaatggggctagaAACGCATTATAGCCAGTACACActttaaaagtttgcgctttgGAAACAGTGTCTCCAATTCGTCAATCGTATTATAGCGAATTCGCATTAACGAAacgtgcattatagcagaatgacctgaaGTCACAAAATTGAcacttcatccagagggtggttaatctctGAAACTCATTACTGTGGAAGGTCATGGATTCCAAACCATTGAGAGTATTTAAGACAGCGGTATATAAGTTTTTGATTAGttaggggatcaaaggttatgaggagaaggcaggagaatgggtttgagaaatatatcaaccatgatcaaatggcggagAGACTCGATGGCcagaatggtctaattctgctcttgTGTCTTATCATCCTATGGTCTTAAAAAATTTTTGGTAAAAAAATTCagcccattaactctgtttctctcttgctttctctctctcgcgcgcgcgccccCTCTCCCCAACAGGTGCAGCCAGGTTTACTGAGTATCTCCAACACATTctgtgttttttgtttgtttcaggacATTGACTCTCACTCATTAATATTATTTGATTTGTTAGGCCACATAATACCAATTGGGCCTTTAGAATACAGAAAAGAGAATTCTTGGTATCACTCACGCTTGATACCTGTACGCAAATGCTAAGCTGACAATCTGATGCAGTTCTGAGGGCATGCAGCCTGTAAAGGGTAATGGCTTTTGGTTGCAACATTAAACTGAGATCCTAGATGCTGTTTAAAGTGAACACAAAAGATCCTGTGACACTATTATAAAGGGCAGCATAATTACCCTTGGAGTACTGCCAAATATTGGATCCTTAGTTAAAGTTACCAAAACCAACTATCTGTTCATTCATCACTTTTTTAAGGAGTATTTTCCGGGAGGCTGATCTGAGTAAAATACTTCTCAAAACTGAGCCACCAATTGCAAAGTGCTTTGAGGCATCATGAGGTTGTagagtctttttttttctttctgaaatgAAACTATCTTCGAACTACTTTATTAAACTAATCACATGGTCAGGAAAATAGCTTTTATGATGTCAGAACCTGATTGGTCTAAATAAGCACAATACTTTAAATTGTGATGTATTAGAGAAAGCATACCTGTATAGAAGTCCCAGAAAATTTCCTTGAAGAAAGGAAATAAAGAAAAGATTATTAATTTTGTACTTTTAAGGCCAAAAATCAATTGTTCCTAATTAAACACAGTCTCAGGCCAACTCCAATTTAATTGTTACATGGTTGGTGCTTAGAAGTATCCAGCACTGTGCCCATCACAACTACCCAATGAAAGAGCAGCACTGTATCcgtcacaaccacctaatgaaggagcagcactctgaaaactagtgcttctgaataaacctgctggactataacttggtgttgtgtggtttttagcACTGTTTAAGATTGCTTTTAACTTGAGACAAAGTGCAATATCTTTACATGCTACAACTACGGTTTCATACTAAGTGCCCTCTTGTACATAGTTTAGCAGACATTGATCAGATTAGAATACAATCTGCTCTCCTCAAATAATTAGTCAACAATTACATTCACTTCTCAATTCTTAATAAAGTTGGCATTTTAAATCTAACTGCTTTGTTGAAAGTGATTATGTTTCTTGTTTAATGTTTTAAATCAAAAGGTAAGGGCATTTAGACCTTCATTTTccaaacagaaacacaaacagacagCACTTTTCTGCCTGTGTGCCTTTCATCGATTATTATTCTATGTAGGGCAGGATCCCAACACCATTCATGGGGGTTTGCCATAGGAAATGGCTTCAGTAGATTAGAATAAGTTATTTGAAAATGTGCAATAAAAactgttttctgcagaaataaatCGGAGGATGCAGCAACAGGGCACAGAACGACCATAGTTTCAGACTTGATGTGGAGGTCTTGTTGAGCTAAGTAATTACTTAGCACTGAGAGAAGGAAGTCAAAAAGTCCAAAGCATACCCACACCACAGAAAAAAAATAGGATTCTTTATCAGTCAATGCCACCTTTACCTATTCCCATATGGCAGTGTGGTGACAAATAGTTCAGTGAGTTTCTAGAGCTACTCACAACAAGCAATGGAAACAGCAAGTTCCATATTGCAGCCAGCTCACTCTGCTGGATATCTGAGATCTTCTCAGTTATGTAATTATTTATGTGAAAATGAGAAAGGAGCGGTGAAAGTTAAACAAGAATAAACTTAGTCCTTACAGTTTTTTGATCATCTTCAAAAATCTCTCGGACCTCTTCTTTGGAACAGGTTTCTTCTATACACTCTCTTTCCAAATTCCCAGACTTAAGCTCCTCGAGTCTCCAATTGTTAGCTCTACGAAATCGAGACAGGAACTGTGCGGCAGCTGATTTCTGTAAAAATACTCCATATTTTTGAATAATAATGCAATTATAAATCAGGTGCCTGTGTAAATTTTATGTGATATTTTATTGTACCATGATAATATTGTTGCGTGAAGTGTCTGTTGTGATAGTTTGAAGTTGCAAAACGTACTCAATAAATGCATGTTTTTTCATTTCTTTGAAGTATAAGAGTCAAGACTCTAAGCTGGAATTTTACTGgagttgctggttttaaatttccCAGGAAATAGACCAGCCATAGAAGTTTGTCAAAATATTAAGGGATGAATTTTGCAAAACCATTCAAAAATTATTTGAGCTAAAGTACTGTGGCCTGATGTGGTTAAATCCTATAGTAAGTAAATTGATAATTATTTAGCCTTGCTCAGCTGCAGAGAtagtttcaaataaaaaaaacacaagtaaGCATTTTCTCCACAATCCTGTCAAACATTGCCACATTCGGTATAATCTGTTTCGTTGTAGCAGCTTGGTCTGTgactttttatttcatattttattgtgtgttaatttttttttgtgtggtgtGGAAGTTTCACTTTAAAATTTTATTCTCTTTAATAAACCAAGTATTTGCTTTTAGCAGATGGACTGGAATCAGGTTGGTATCTGCAATTCATACGTCCAAGCTGTGGTTTTAATTAGGGGGCAGTTGCTAACAGGTAGACTGTAAGTCACTATTAGAGAAAAAAAAGGCCCCAGCAATTTTAACTCATGAATAGGCTATCAGATCCACTTCACACCTATTTCTGCAGAAAGTAGTGGCCCATATAAAAGCaggtgctggaaatttgaaacaaaaccagaaaactttggagacactcagcagatctgtcagcGTTAACTTTTTAATATGACTTTTCTTCACAGCAGAATGTTCTGCTTTTATTCAGGAAGTGATCCATGGTTGACTGCTGATCAAGgagagagatcaagagaaatTCTAGGAGGATCTCAAAGGAGAGAAGAGGGAGGGAGCCCGGAGCAAGAGAGAATTCAACCTGCCTTGAGCCCAGAGAAACTTTTGCAGTCCTCCAAACCTCATAAAGAAAATAAAAGTGGGCTCATCTGATCCATgatcctggagaaagtgaggactgcagatgctggaaatcagagctgaaaaatgtgttgctggaaaagcgcagcaggtcaggcagcatccaaggagcaggagactcaacaTTTCGGGCTTatgcaacacatttttcacttGAATATTTACCTGGCGAAAGAGCCACAGCATCTCACTTACTCAGGCCAGGGATAAAATTAACAGTCAGCGGTGGATGACTTATTTCGCCTGTAGTCTGGACATGTCAGTGAGGACCCTGTGCATTTGTCTGGGCTGCTTAGCACCCTTTCTGAAGCTTGAGTCAAAATTGTGACTAGCTCTAGTATGGATAAATAATCAAGGACATTTAACTACATATCACTCCAGTTTACACCCAGTGGATAGCATTAAAATTGCCATTTTTCCAATCTAAATATCATAATCCAATTACCTTAATGGAAATCACTCAAAATATCAGTACTATCATGCCACATAAAACCAGCAAAAGGTGTATGAATATTTTGTATTCATTAATGTTTTTACACAAAACGTAAATGCACTTACACAAAAATTTATTTTTTAAGAAACAGTAATATGATCACATTCCTTGATCTCAACTGTGTCTGAAGGGATGGTACGAAGAAGAGAAACAGATAATTCATGATTGAGAATGAAGACCTGAGAGTTCTTGATTCCAGTTCATCTGTAGAAAATAAGCACTTAGTTTGTAAAAAAGATTAATACGTTAAAGTGAAAAATCCACACCCAGTGGAAAAACTCTTAACATACAACAAAATATGAAATAGAAAGTCACAGACTAGGCAGCTATAACTGACCATATTAAATTGAGTGTGGCAATCACCGACAGTCAGTGGGCAGTGGATACAAAAGTCAAAGTGGTAGAGAACAAATCAGATCATCACCATATTGTCAGACAGGGACTAACTCAGCACTGTATATGGAGGGAACAAGGGGTCTATGTCTAAAATCAGACTCCGTGAAGAATTATCCTGAGAAACATTGATACTGTGGTAAACATTGATACTTACAGTCATTTGCTTGACAGCCAAAGAGAAGCAATGATATTATCCCGTAGCTCAAAATTACTGTCATTTTACTCCCAAAATTCCTGCTCAAATTTACAGCAAAGTCAAGATGCAATTTTGTATCAGATAATTGGACTTCACTCAAACTGATGTTTCAGTGTTTGTATAGTCAGTGTTTTACTATCACTGCTAAAATGTTTTGCTTAATGAGTAACCAATTATTTCGAAATGCCGTCACAGCAGTTCACAGCGCACTTATTTCAGTATTGATGGTATCCGCAAAATATATAATTTCTTATCTCAAATCAGATACATATTGTAACTGTTTAACATGGGGTAGAATCTTACTGGTACCCcatggagggttggagagggaggaggtgagggcTGGTAAAATGTTGGGAAGCATTGAGAGGGCATATCCCATCAATGTAGTCCCAACCCCAGGCCATTTTACCAGAGACAGGACTGGAAACATAGGAGCTTTCTACCAAGTGGAGACAAACAGCTAGTTTAAGTAACTAAGAGCCCCTTAGGGGCCCATTTTGTGAGACTACTGGCATTTTGCCATTATCACATGGGAGAATTGCCAGATGAAGGGAAGCAGTCTCCCAGAAGCTTTcgagtggaatgtgttggatcCATTGGAATTGGAGGCTATTTGCCTAAAAGGGTGGCCCCAGGAGGCAACAGCTCCTCCCATTTCCCTAATAGCAACTTTGGAGGTGAGTGATAGTTCTCCTTGGTGGCAGGGTCAGCCTGCTGACTTGGCAGAGAAGTGAAATTTCTGCCTCCCCTCTGGAGGGCACCAAGTGGAAGCATCTTGTCCTTCCCTATACAGGTTTAAAAACAGTTCTCTTTAATGCCATCTATAGTTTGCCTTGCCTTGTCATACTGATTAGGGCAGTGATACAACCAGGGCAGCTTGCCCTGCTGCTCGACACTCCTCAGTCAAGGGGGCATACATCTTGCTGGACGGCTATTGTCAATCTCATGCCTGCAACCATGTGCCTGCAGCCTGCAGTGCAGTGCACTGTATGTGCAACAAACAAGCAAACCTGTCTCAAATTCTCAAGGAGGTTGTCCTCAAACATGCACATGGAGGCACTCATTAAACAGGGGTTCTGTCACAGTTAGTCCTGGACAGCACCTGATGCCAGTCCAGGGAATTGCCCACAGTTAGTCATCAGATCAGGGTGTTTCAGTTGATAGCGGGCGTGGGGAAGGGGTTTCTGTCTGTGAAGACCAGGTAGTTTGTCACTGTTAGTTCTTTGGCTCCATAGCAGCCATTCTGGAGGGTGAAAGGCTATGGGGAAGGCAGGGGACTGGGTGGGGGTTGGGTTGGGGGTGAGGTTGGTGTTAGGTCGCTGCTGCCTGTGTAGGAGACACGGCAAACTATTCCTCAGGATTTAGGGCTGCAGGTTGGATGGAGATGGGTAATGACAATTATAAAGGAGGCAACAGTAAATTCAAAGAGTGGGATATAGATGGTCAGAGCCTTACTGacatagtacatagaacatagaacaatacagcacagaacaggcccttcggcccacgatgttgtgccaaacatttgtcctagcttaagcacccatccatgtacctatctaattGCCGCTTAaaagtcaccaatgattctgactcggccactcccacaggcagcgcattccatgcccccaccactctctgggtaaaggacctatccctgacatcccccctataccttccacccttcaccttaaatttatgcccccttgtaacactctgttgtacccggggaaaaagtctctgactgtctatctattcctctgatcatcttataaacctctatcaagtcacccctcatccttcgccattccaatgagaaaagtcctagcactctcaacctctcctcatacgacctattctccattccaggcaacatcctggtaaatctcctctgcaccctctccaaagcttccacatttctcctgaagtgaggcgaccagaactgcacacagtactccaaatgtggtctaactaaggtcctgtacagctgcaacatcacttcacgacttttgaattcaatccctctgctaatgaacgctgatacaccataggccttcttacaagctctatccatctgagtggcaactttcaaagatctatgaacatacaccccaagatccctctgttcctccacctgactaagaaccctaccattaaccctgtattccgcatttttatttgtccttccaaaatggacaacctcacacttgacagggttgaactccatctgccactcctcagcccagctctgcatcatatctaagtccctctgcagccgataacagccctcctcactgtccacaactccaccaatcttcgtatcatctgcaaatttactgacccgcccttcgactccctcttccaagtcattaataaaaattacaaacagcagaggacccagaactgatccctgcggaactccacttgtaactgggctccaggctgaatatttaccacctaccaccactctctgacttcgaccggttagccagttttctatccaactggccaaatttccttctatcccatgcctcctgactttccgcataagcctaccatggggaaccttatcgagtgccttattaaaatccatgtacactacatccactgctctaccctcatccacatgcttggtcacctcctcaaagaattcaataagacttgtaaggcaagacctacccctcacaaatccatgctggctgtccctaatcaagcagtgtctttccagatactcataaatcctatccctcagtaccttttccattactttgcctaccaccaaagtaagactaactggcctgtaattcccggggttatccctattcccttttttgaacaggggcacaacattcgccactctccagtcccctggtaccacccctgttgacagtgaagatgaaaagatcattgccaacggctctgcaatttcctctcttgcttcccacataatcctaggatatatcccgtcagccCCGGGGggcttgtctatcctcaagttgttcaaaattcctaacaagtatctcttctagcttaccagtccgtttcacactctccccttcaacaatacggtccctctcatttgtaaatactgaaggaaagtattcaagacctctcctatctcttctggcTCAATGTAGAGGTAGTGGCTGGAAGACACTGATCATTGAATGCTCACTGTCCCCTTCCATCATGCTGGAAATTGAAAGTGTGCAATGAGGCAGGGTGGCACGTGGAAGGCAGTGGGTGTAAGGGAGGGTCACAAGGAAGGAGAACAATGTTACACAAAGACTCATGCACCTTATGGGGCATAGGTCTGTGGACTCCCTTATCCCTGGCCCATCCTGGCATATAAGTCTCCTGTTTGTTATATAACTCCCTGCCACAGATATTACTCACAATTTGATTCACACCAGAATGTTTGGACACATAGACTAGGGAAAATATAGTGATGTTTCAGGATGAGGGGCAACTATGACAGTAGATCCTATAGGCCAAGATTGAAGGTGAAGTTGCAGctggatagaatagtgaaggaggcatttggtaagcttgccttcattggtcaatgcattgagtataggaatttgAATGTCATTTTGCacctatacaggacattggttaggccattataggaatattgcatgcaattcaggtCTTCCTGCTACAGGAAATGTTGTGAAAggtgaaagggttgagaaaacatttacaaggatgttaccagggttggagggtttgagctatagggagaggctgaacagattggcactattttccctggaccatcggaggctgagggattatcttatagaggtttataaaatcaagaaggacatggatagggtaaataggcaaggtctttttccccagagtgggggagtccaaactagaggacataagtttaaggtgagaggggaacgatttaaaagggacctaagggacaactttttc
This portion of the Chiloscyllium punctatum isolate Juve2018m chromosome 45, sChiPun1.3, whole genome shotgun sequence genome encodes:
- the LOC140467349 gene encoding coagulation factor X-like isoform X1 — translated: MTVILSYGIISLLLFGCQANDLFLQKSAAAQFLSRFRRANNWRLEELKSGNLERECIEETCSKEEVREIFEDDQKTEIFWDFYTGRTICDSSPCQNNGLCVDMYGEFYCKCLGGFNGTFCEQDINECELMNPCPPGSTCVDGVNNFTCNCPPEGCNLFRNDTEFY